From Candidatus Cloacimonadota bacterium:
AAGAATTTTTTTGAAATTTTTAGATGCCTGAAAATCCTGGTAAAAAACAGATCATAATTCATTGGAGCGAGATACATAATTTTTCTCCTTAAGACAGATTATTTTTATGCTTTTCATTATTTTCAAAAAATGTATAAAATATTATTAAGATAATAACGCCAACCACAATGCATGAGTCGGCAATATTAAATGTGTACCATCGCCTAACTAAAAAATCAGGGAAATCGAAGTCAAGGAAATCAGTAACTTTTCCGAAAGTAATGCGGTCAATGAGATTGCCAACCGCACCACTTAAGATGAGAGTGAAACCAAACTTAGCAGCCGGATGATCAGACTTGCTAAATAGGTAGATCAGGAAACCGATTGCAATAAATGATACGGAAGTAAAAATGATTTTATTAATGGAATTCGATCCGATAGAAATACCAAAAACAGCTCCCGGGTTTTCTACAAAAGAAATCCGGAAAAAATTACCAATGATACTATATGATTTTCCCGGATCACAAAAACTTCTCACCAGTATTTTTGATACTTGGTCAAGGGTTAAAAATAGAATAAAGAAGATAAAGAATTTGCGTAAGTGGAAAATTTTATTATCTAACGTTGTGATTTTGAAACCCCTCTTCTTTACGTTTACAATCTATACAGAGATCTGTATATGGCACTGCTTTAAGCCGTTTGTCTGAAATTTGTTTTCCACAATAAGTGCAAATCCCATAGGTTTTAGTAAAAATCATTTTAAGTGCTCGATCAACTCTTTTGAGATTTATCAGTTCTCTTTCCAAGATGTGAGTTTCTTTTTCTCTTTCATCCGAATCAGAACCGAGATCAGCAAGATGAGTTGAATATGCAGAAATATCACCTGCGGAATCTCTAATTGATTTACTGAGACTCCTATCAATATCTTCGATAGATTTAACAATTCTTTGACGATCATTCAGTAATATTTCTTTGTAGTGGTTAAGATCATTTTCAGTCATTGTTTTCTCCTGTGTTAAATTTGATTTAGAAATTCTGAAATTAAATTATTCAGATTCTCTTGAGATTTTTTGGCATAGTGTTCGATATCTGATTGTTTATGTGTGTTGGAGTGAAATAAATTCGACATATTTGTAATTGAGGAAATTCCAAGAATTTTTAGATTCAAATAAACTCCGGCAATCACTTCGAGGACAGTGGACATTCCCACCATATCCGCTCCCATTCTTTGAAGCATGCGGCATTCTGCTTTTGTTTCGAGGTTCGGCCCGATCAATCCCGCATAAATTCCCTCTGATATTTGAATTTTTTGTTCTTTTGCAATTAGTTTGATAATCTCAATATATTTTTTATTGTATGCATTATGCATACTTGGGAATCTGGTGCCTAACCGGGCATCGTTTGGTCCGATTAAAGGATTTTTGCCGGTAAGATTAATATGGTCTTGAATTAAAATTAGACTTCCGGGTTGAAAATTTTTATTTAACGAGCCAGCTGCATTTGTGATTATTAGATTTTTTGCTCCGAGTTCTTTAAGTAAATAAATCGGATAAGTAACATCCTGAGCGGAATAACCTTCATAGCAATGCAATCTACCCCGCATTATGGCGACATTTTGGTTTTTATGCTTTGCGATAATAAGCGTCCCTTTATGCGAAGGTGCTGTGGGTGTCTTAAGATGAGGGATATCTTTATAGAGAATTTCGGTTTCAGGAGATAAAGAAGAAAGCGTTTTATTTAATCCTGTGCCGAGAATAATCGCCGTGTCAATCTTTGCGGGAAATTCTTCGCTGATAAATTTTACGCTTTGATTAAGTCGTTTCTTCAATTCCATTTTTTTTTTCTCCCAAATGCGAATCTTCAGTTGAAATGCTTTTTTCATTTTCGGAAAACGAATTTTCAGATTCAGGTGTTTTGTCTGTTTTATCGGTATTCTCCAGATTTTCCAGCATAACATTGATTTTGGCTTTAAAATTTTGCACGAATTGATTCTTCTGCTCTTTTAGATTAATATAATCATGCTCCAAAATACTTAAGAAATCTTTAGCTTTTTTTATTTTTTGTTTGGAAGTTATTTCCGCATCTGCTATTATATTTTTCGCTTCTCTCTTCGCATTAATAAGCACCTCGTCTTTGAGTTTTTCAGCGAGAAGTAATGTCCTTTTTAACAAATCTTTTTGTTCATCTAATTTTTCGAGTTCTTTATCCTGTCTTGCAATATGATTTTTGAGTTCCTTGATCTCTACAATCATTGCTTCGGATTGAGCGGCAACTTCATCCAAAAATATTGTAACTTCGGATTTTTTGTATCCACCTAAACCGGATGGGAACTCTTTCTCTTTAATTTCCGAAGGTGAAATGTGTATTTCCATATAGCCTCATTTTATTGTATTATCATTTTAACTATCTGACTGCGGATAATTTCAATAATAAAAATGACGATCAGAGGAGAAATGTCTATGCGAAGTCTGCTATTTGGGAATAGATTTCGTATTCCC
This genomic window contains:
- the lspA gene encoding signal peptidase II produces the protein MVNVKKRGFKITTLDNKIFHLRKFFIFFILFLTLDQVSKILVRSFCDPGKSYSIIGNFFRISFVENPGAVFGISIGSNSINKIIFTSVSFIAIGFLIYLFSKSDHPAAKFGFTLILSGAVGNLIDRITFGKVTDFLDFDFPDFLVRRWYTFNIADSCIVVGVIILIIFYTFFENNEKHKNNLS
- a CDS encoding TraR/DksA C4-type zinc finger protein, whose product is MTENDLNHYKEILLNDRQRIVKSIEDIDRSLSKSIRDSAGDISAYSTHLADLGSDSDEREKETHILERELINLKRVDRALKMIFTKTYGICTYCGKQISDKRLKAVPYTDLCIDCKRKEEGFQNHNVR
- a CDS encoding purine-nucleoside phosphorylase: MELKKRLNQSVKFISEEFPAKIDTAIILGTGLNKTLSSLSPETEILYKDIPHLKTPTAPSHKGTLIIAKHKNQNVAIMRGRLHCYEGYSAQDVTYPIYLLKELGAKNLIITNAAGSLNKNFQPGSLILIQDHINLTGKNPLIGPNDARLGTRFPSMHNAYNKKYIEIIKLIAKEQKIQISEGIYAGLIGPNLETKAECRMLQRMGADMVGMSTVLEVIAGVYLNLKILGISSITNMSNLFHSNTHKQSDIEHYAKKSQENLNNLISEFLNQI
- a CDS encoding DivIVA domain-containing protein; this translates as MEIHISPSEIKEKEFPSGLGGYKKSEVTIFLDEVAAQSEAMIVEIKELKNHIARQDKELEKLDEQKDLLKRTLLLAEKLKDEVLINAKREAKNIIADAEITSKQKIKKAKDFLSILEHDYINLKEQKNQFVQNFKAKINVMLENLENTDKTDKTPESENSFSENEKSISTEDSHLGEKKNGIEETT